From Humisphaera borealis, the proteins below share one genomic window:
- a CDS encoding glycosyltransferase family 4 protein, translated as MRIVHIITRLIVGGAQENTLLSCEGQHDLGHDVTLITGPAIGPEGSLMDRARGYGYRVEVVDEMRRSILPIRDYRSYHRMVRCLQEIGPDVVHTHSSKAGIIGRWAADRAKVPVIVHTIHGLAFTASKSRVVNHVYKMLERQAAPLTDRIVCVADDMRDQSLAGGVGVPKQYVTVYSGMATRPFVEPATPREVTRSKLGIESNHVVAGTIARLFHMKGHEDLLALAPELCRKLPNLRFMWVGDGLLREQFQLKIRQMRLEDRFIFTGLVPPEQVPELAAAMDILVHPSRREGLARALPQGQLAGCPAVTYDVDGNREGLLDGTTGMLIKAFDVPELGRAIERLTSDGDLRRTMGRAGRAFALSRFDTSVMVAGLEAVYRKAWEENRPGEAWNVK; from the coding sequence ATGCGAATTGTCCACATTATTACCCGCCTGATCGTGGGCGGCGCACAGGAGAACACGCTTCTCTCCTGCGAAGGCCAACACGACCTCGGGCACGATGTCACGCTCATCACCGGGCCGGCGATCGGGCCGGAGGGTTCGCTTATGGACCGCGCCCGCGGCTACGGCTATCGCGTCGAGGTGGTCGACGAGATGCGCCGCTCGATCCTTCCGATCAGGGATTACCGGTCCTATCACCGGATGGTGCGGTGCCTCCAGGAAATCGGCCCCGACGTCGTTCACACCCATTCGAGCAAGGCAGGCATCATCGGTCGGTGGGCGGCCGACCGGGCGAAAGTTCCGGTCATCGTTCATACGATTCACGGACTGGCATTCACGGCATCAAAGAGCCGGGTGGTGAACCACGTCTACAAAATGCTCGAACGCCAGGCGGCACCACTGACGGATCGCATCGTTTGCGTCGCCGACGATATGCGCGACCAGTCGCTGGCCGGCGGCGTCGGTGTGCCGAAGCAGTATGTGACCGTCTACAGCGGCATGGCCACCCGGCCGTTCGTTGAACCGGCCACGCCGCGTGAAGTGACCCGCAGCAAGCTCGGCATCGAGAGCAACCATGTCGTCGCCGGTACGATAGCACGCCTGTTTCACATGAAGGGTCACGAAGACCTGCTGGCGCTTGCTCCTGAACTGTGCCGGAAGCTGCCGAACCTTCGGTTCATGTGGGTCGGAGACGGCCTGCTGCGGGAACAGTTCCAGTTGAAGATTCGACAGATGCGGCTTGAAGACCGCTTCATTTTCACAGGCCTGGTTCCACCCGAGCAGGTTCCCGAACTCGCTGCCGCGATGGACATCCTGGTGCACCCGTCGCGTCGAGAAGGTCTGGCCAGGGCGCTGCCGCAGGGGCAACTCGCGGGTTGTCCGGCCGTAACCTATGACGTGGACGGGAACCGCGAAGGCCTCCTTGATGGCACGACGGGCATGTTGATCAAGGCATTCGACGTACCCGAGCTGGGCCGCGCCATCGAACGTCTAACAAGTGACGGAGATCTGCGTCGAACCATGGGCCGGGCAGGCAGGGCATTTGCGCTGTCGCGGTTCGACACGTCGGTCATGGTTGCGGGATTGGAAGCGGTCTATCGCAAGGCGTGGGAAGAGAATCGCCCGGGCGAGGCGTGGAACGTGAAGTAG
- a CDS encoding (2Fe-2S) ferredoxin domain-containing protein: MANPDRLPPETMAAQFGVGALARHLFVCLGPSCTDVATGQATWEYLKKRLKELDLAGKNGPCFRTKCDCLRICIAGPIAVVYPEGAWYRDVTPANAERIIQEHLIGGKVVDDLCFARNPLP; the protein is encoded by the coding sequence ATGGCCAATCCCGATCGACTCCCGCCCGAAACGATGGCAGCGCAGTTCGGCGTTGGGGCACTGGCTCGCCACCTGTTTGTCTGCCTGGGCCCGTCATGTACCGACGTGGCGACCGGACAAGCGACGTGGGAGTACCTCAAGAAGCGGCTGAAAGAACTCGATCTCGCCGGCAAGAACGGGCCGTGTTTCCGAACAAAATGCGATTGCCTGCGAATCTGTATCGCCGGCCCGATCGCGGTCGTTTACCCGGAAGGCGCCTGGTATCGCGATGTCACGCCGGCCAATGCCGAGCGGATCATCCAGGAACACCTCATCGGCGGTAAAGTGGTGGACGACCTCTGCTTCGCGAGAAACCCACTGCCTTAA
- a CDS encoding sugar phosphate isomerase/epimerase family protein, with product MNLLRTTSGLPIGFRRTRSAWQQDLAALLAFARKASFSFVDFGPIDASAARSVVSDGVAIGTADLLDWSSMVSPDAGQRAAAVIANASHMRSLAGVGVTRFLTVIVPAEPAAARRDNFAWAVDSYRSLARAASELGASILIEGAPGRPPHFANLACTPSDLRAFIAEIDSPAIGVNYDPSHLVRMGVDPIRFLREFASRIGHVHAKDTLILPEARYEHGSLQQATFAQPFVYGAFDWRYVLPGRGSVPWKEVFSALAEVGYEGKVSIELEDADYLGPAEREQQGLLEAARTLTAC from the coding sequence TTGAACCTCCTCCGCACAACTTCGGGTCTTCCGATCGGCTTTCGCCGAACGAGGTCGGCGTGGCAGCAGGATCTGGCCGCGCTGCTGGCGTTCGCTCGAAAGGCTTCGTTCTCCTTCGTGGATTTCGGCCCCATCGACGCTTCCGCCGCGCGGTCTGTCGTCAGCGACGGGGTAGCGATTGGGACGGCAGATCTGCTGGACTGGTCGTCAATGGTGTCGCCGGATGCCGGGCAGCGGGCCGCCGCGGTCATCGCCAACGCGTCGCATATGCGGTCGCTGGCGGGTGTGGGCGTCACCCGCTTTCTCACGGTGATCGTGCCCGCAGAACCGGCGGCAGCGAGGCGGGATAACTTCGCCTGGGCCGTCGATTCGTACCGATCGCTCGCCAGGGCTGCATCGGAGTTGGGCGCTTCGATTCTGATCGAGGGCGCCCCCGGACGACCACCGCACTTCGCCAACCTTGCCTGCACACCGAGTGATCTGAGAGCTTTCATCGCGGAGATCGATTCGCCGGCCATCGGCGTCAACTACGATCCATCGCACCTGGTTCGCATGGGCGTTGATCCGATCCGATTCCTGCGAGAGTTCGCGTCACGCATTGGGCATGTCCATGCGAAGGACACCCTGATACTTCCGGAGGCCCGTTACGAGCACGGGTCGCTGCAGCAGGCGACTTTCGCCCAGCCGTTCGTGTACGGGGCGTTCGACTGGCGATATGTGCTGCCGGGTCGCGGGTCCGTACCTTGGAAGGAAGTCTTTTCTGCGCTGGCGGAGGTCGGCTACGAGGGCAAGGTCAGTATCGAATTGGAAGACGCGGATTACCTGGGGCCAGCCGAACGCGAGCAGCAGGGACTGCTGGAAGCGGCACGAACACTGACTGCTTGCTAG
- a CDS encoding alanine racemase, with protein MTPSRHVAVTIDLARIRKNAELLSRVAGVPLIGVVKADAYGLGADRVAPVIADLVDGFYVFELAEAIAARLADTGKRTIVVQAASMNSDDYLSRRAQPVVWDSESARLLRRASPVLSVDTGQQRFGVPISDDRNIDAILHSGGVTEAYTHATTVTQAVAFATALRGRVPFLHAAGTALIAEPSARLDAVRPGLALYRGAATVSVPLVEVTDTDGPAGYSGFAARRHGVVLAGYSNGLRPGSCAVNGRVTRILEVGMQSAFIECTEHDRVGDTVELMGPQITEALIATAWGTSPQEALVRMSGMGERRWIG; from the coding sequence ATGACCCCATCCCGTCATGTCGCCGTGACCATCGACCTGGCTCGAATTCGGAAGAACGCCGAGCTGCTTTCCCGTGTCGCCGGCGTGCCGCTCATTGGCGTCGTCAAGGCCGACGCATACGGACTGGGCGCTGACCGAGTTGCTCCCGTGATCGCCGATCTCGTCGACGGTTTCTATGTGTTCGAACTCGCCGAAGCGATCGCGGCGCGGCTCGCCGACACCGGAAAGCGCACGATTGTCGTGCAAGCCGCATCGATGAATTCCGACGACTACCTTTCCCGGCGTGCACAGCCCGTGGTCTGGGACTCAGAATCAGCCCGGCTGCTTCGCCGGGCTTCGCCAGTGCTTTCGGTCGATACGGGTCAGCAGCGGTTTGGCGTTCCAATCTCAGACGACCGCAACATCGACGCCATCCTCCACTCGGGCGGTGTCACAGAGGCCTACACACACGCGACAACGGTGACACAGGCGGTGGCATTCGCGACGGCCCTTCGCGGCCGCGTGCCTTTCCTTCACGCCGCTGGAACTGCGCTGATTGCCGAGCCTAGCGCCCGCCTCGACGCGGTGCGGCCTGGCCTTGCTCTCTACCGGGGCGCGGCGACCGTTTCAGTGCCGCTCGTAGAGGTTACCGATACTGACGGACCGGCCGGCTACAGCGGCTTCGCCGCTCGCAGGCACGGGGTCGTTCTTGCTGGCTATTCGAATGGGCTGCGCCCAGGCTCCTGTGCCGTGAACGGCCGTGTCACACGCATTCTCGAGGTCGGCATGCAGTCGGCATTCATTGAGTGCACGGAGCATGACCGTGTCGGAGACACGGTCGAACTGATGGGACCGCAGATCACCGAGGCGCTGATCGCGACCGCTTGGGGTACATCGCCGCAGGAAGCGCTGGTCCGAATGTCGGGGATGGGGGAACGTCGCTGGATTGGGTGA
- a CDS encoding LacI family DNA-binding transcriptional regulator, translating to MSTTLKEIAQRTGLSIPTVHQVLNGYNVRFSAETRKKVLEAAKELDYRPNIAARGLRARKSFLLGLQFNAVNYPLIAGFTRGFQQMCTAQSYAPIFLTHVSTEDEAENCRTLIDRRVDGLIVNCAVGTTGASNAGRFAEMRQAGTHLVEVFGRFVDGAPRVTLDYRAGAVASTELLIAKGHKKIALFTHSDYRTSERIPGLYWTAWEHWRGYEETMRQAGLEPTTIAYQVSGDRTREGAHYFSAYENAKLLLNHPAKPTAAVFYRGEAVEAILHYASANPSAAPEGFGISVFDRVAPTHSDAISLYALPQPIEDVGQAAAKLLLDSIAGREVESIAMGPKKP from the coding sequence ATTTCTACGACGCTAAAAGAAATCGCACAACGGACGGGGTTGTCGATACCGACAGTTCATCAGGTTCTAAACGGCTACAACGTCCGCTTTTCTGCCGAGACTCGGAAGAAGGTGCTCGAGGCCGCGAAAGAGCTCGACTATCGACCGAACATCGCCGCGCGAGGTCTGCGGGCACGCAAAAGCTTCCTGCTGGGGTTGCAGTTTAACGCCGTCAATTACCCGCTGATCGCCGGGTTCACTCGAGGCTTTCAGCAGATGTGCACCGCGCAGAGTTATGCGCCGATCTTTCTTACCCACGTCAGTACAGAGGACGAGGCCGAGAACTGCCGCACGCTGATTGACCGCCGGGTTGACGGCTTGATTGTGAATTGCGCTGTCGGGACCACCGGTGCTTCAAACGCGGGTCGATTCGCGGAAATGCGGCAAGCGGGCACTCATCTGGTGGAAGTGTTCGGCCGATTCGTGGATGGTGCGCCGCGCGTCACGCTCGACTATCGCGCCGGCGCGGTCGCATCGACCGAACTGCTCATCGCCAAGGGGCACAAGAAAATCGCACTGTTTACGCACTCTGACTATCGAACAAGCGAGCGAATTCCGGGTCTCTACTGGACGGCCTGGGAACATTGGCGCGGCTACGAGGAGACCATGCGCCAGGCCGGCCTGGAACCGACCACGATCGCGTACCAGGTGAGTGGCGACCGAACCCGTGAAGGGGCTCATTACTTCAGCGCCTATGAGAACGCGAAGCTGCTCCTGAACCATCCGGCAAAGCCGACGGCGGCGGTCTTCTATCGCGGGGAGGCGGTTGAGGCGATTCTGCATTATGCGAGCGCCAATCCCAGTGCCGCACCGGAAGGCTTCGGCATCTCGGTCTTCGACCGTGTGGCCCCCACGCACAGCGACGCCATCTCGCTGTACGCACTGCCGCAGCCTATCGAAGACGTCGGGCAGGCCGCCGCCAAGCTACTGCTCGACAGCATCGCCGGCCGCGAGGTTGAGAGCATCGCGATGGGGCCCAAGAAGCCGTAA
- a CDS encoding lactonase family protein, with amino-acid sequence MLRHFSGFQRLCSTVALTLAAFVAAPLSAAEPSSMRVFFGTYTNNKPDGSKGIYTSTLDLKTGALSKPELAAETVSPSFLAIAPGGKFLYAVGEAGIGGGVSGFAIGGDGKLTLINRETTGGKGPAHVSVDGAGKNVLVANYGSGAIACLPISAEGKLSPASSVIQHEGSSVNPARQKGPHAHSIYVDKGQRFVVSADLGLDKVLVYKFDAAAGKLTPNEPAFFAAKPGAGPRHFAFHPDGRHAFVINEIDSTLTSLAWDPEKGTLSGIQTLSTLPAEHKGNSTAEVVVHPSGKFVYGSNRGHDSIAGFSFDGATGKLTAIGHTPAGGKTPRNFNIDPTGTFLIAAHQGSNTVQAFRIDGDNGTLTPVGGAVPVASPVCIKFLAQ; translated from the coding sequence ATGCTTCGTCATTTTTCCGGCTTTCAACGGCTTTGTTCCACCGTCGCCCTGACGCTGGCCGCTTTTGTCGCCGCGCCCTTGAGCGCAGCGGAGCCCTCTTCAATGCGGGTCTTCTTCGGCACGTATACCAACAATAAACCCGACGGCAGCAAGGGGATCTATACCTCCACGCTCGATCTCAAGACCGGCGCGCTGTCTAAGCCGGAACTGGCGGCCGAGACCGTCAGTCCGTCATTTCTCGCGATTGCGCCGGGCGGCAAGTTCCTCTACGCAGTCGGAGAAGCGGGAATCGGCGGCGGTGTTTCGGGATTCGCGATCGGTGGCGATGGAAAGCTGACGCTGATCAATCGTGAAACGACAGGCGGTAAGGGCCCGGCTCACGTTTCCGTGGACGGCGCTGGCAAGAACGTCCTGGTCGCGAACTACGGCAGCGGGGCGATCGCGTGCCTACCCATCAGTGCAGAAGGCAAGCTCTCGCCGGCGTCATCGGTCATTCAACACGAAGGAAGCAGCGTTAACCCGGCCAGGCAGAAGGGGCCGCACGCCCATTCGATCTATGTTGATAAGGGCCAGCGTTTTGTCGTCTCGGCCGACCTGGGACTGGACAAGGTCCTGGTGTACAAGTTCGACGCCGCCGCTGGGAAGCTGACCCCTAACGAGCCGGCGTTTTTCGCCGCCAAGCCCGGTGCCGGACCGCGGCACTTCGCGTTCCATCCCGACGGCCGCCATGCGTTCGTCATCAATGAAATCGACAGCACGCTGACGTCTCTGGCTTGGGATCCCGAAAAGGGCACGCTGAGCGGTATCCAAACGCTTTCAACGCTCCCCGCCGAGCACAAGGGAAACTCGACGGCGGAAGTGGTGGTTCACCCGTCTGGCAAGTTCGTCTATGGATCGAATCGCGGGCACGACTCGATCGCAGGTTTTTCGTTCGACGGTGCCACGGGCAAACTGACAGCCATCGGTCATACCCCCGCAGGCGGCAAGACGCCGCGAAACTTCAACATCGATCCGACCGGGACCTTCCTCATCGCCGCGCACCAGGGGTCGAATACCGTGCAGGCGTTTCGAATCGACGGCGACAACGGCACGCTCACCCCCGTTGGTGGAGCGGTCCCAGTGGCATCGCCGGTGTGCATCAAGTTTCTCGCGCAATAG
- a CDS encoding type II secretion system protein — protein MQRQSVTGKRSAFTLVELLVVIGIIALLISILLPSLNRARQQARMIQCLSNLRQLGTAFIMYTNENKGQSFMYDPTYQRFWMNQMRVSYANIGAVRTCPDAQTQSKGWGSAFRTWGPDADPVAGNFFKDDYGSYGFNGWLHHKYANSTSTHKMNARGPDEIPVFADAAWVDGWPRETDPLPPDFWLGSQSGQSNMGRFLTWRHGKWTNLVFLDGHAAKLELGELYRLRWNAESKPLQKDIPGPPGGT, from the coding sequence ATGCAGAGACAAAGTGTTACCGGCAAGCGATCGGCATTCACGCTCGTCGAGCTGCTTGTCGTTATTGGCATCATCGCGCTGCTGATCTCCATCCTGCTTCCGTCCTTGAACAGGGCACGCCAGCAGGCCCGCATGATCCAATGCCTGTCCAACCTTCGCCAGTTGGGCACCGCTTTCATCATGTACACGAACGAGAACAAGGGGCAGTCGTTCATGTACGATCCGACCTACCAGCGCTTCTGGATGAATCAGATGCGCGTCAGCTATGCCAATATCGGCGCAGTGCGAACCTGCCCCGACGCGCAGACTCAGAGCAAAGGCTGGGGATCGGCCTTTCGCACCTGGGGTCCGGATGCAGACCCCGTCGCCGGGAACTTCTTCAAAGACGACTACGGTTCTTACGGCTTCAATGGCTGGCTTCACCACAAGTACGCCAACAGCACCTCAACTCACAAGATGAATGCACGAGGCCCGGACGAAATTCCCGTGTTCGCGGACGCCGCCTGGGTGGATGGCTGGCCCCGCGAAACAGATCCGCTCCCGCCGGACTTCTGGCTCGGATCGCAAAGCGGCCAATCCAATATGGGGCGGTTCCTCACTTGGCGCCACGGCAAGTGGACGAACCTCGTCTTTCTTGACGGTCATGCTGCGAAGTTAGAACTCGGCGAGCTGTACCGGCTACGCTGGAATGCGGAGTCCAAACCGTTGCAGAAGGACATTCCGGGTCCGCCCGGCGGGACGTAG
- the xylA gene encoding xylose isomerase, with protein sequence MAKSANPTDKYAPDKKLKFTFGLWTVGNPGRDPFGEPTRQKPDVRQICDILGTAGAYGVNFHDNDLIPIDATPEQAAQIKSEFRKGLKDNGLVVPMATTNLFSDPVFKDGAFTSNNASIRAYAIQKTMRAMDLGAEFGAKIYVFWGGREGAESDATKNPVDAVKRFREAIDFLCEYNIEQKFGYKFAFEAKPNEPRGHMYFAVTGSYLALIPTLAHPEMCGVNPEFAHETMAGLNFVHHVAQALEMGKLFHIDLNDQEMGRFDEDFRFGSTSYKSAFFLVKMLEDYKYNGPRHFDSHAYRQSDMQDVGAFAAGSMRTYMILKEKAARWNADPEIQGLLKVINAQDPISKLTKNYSSGNAKKLLAAPLDRVELAKARLPYEQLDQLTAEILFGVR encoded by the coding sequence ATGGCCAAGAGCGCCAACCCAACCGACAAATATGCTCCGGACAAGAAGCTGAAGTTCACGTTCGGTCTCTGGACCGTCGGCAACCCAGGCCGCGATCCGTTCGGCGAACCCACCCGGCAGAAGCCCGATGTCCGCCAGATCTGCGACATTCTCGGCACCGCCGGCGCGTATGGCGTTAACTTCCACGACAACGACCTGATCCCGATCGACGCCACCCCCGAGCAGGCGGCACAGATCAAGAGCGAGTTCCGCAAGGGCCTGAAGGATAACGGCCTGGTCGTGCCGATGGCGACGACCAACCTCTTTTCCGACCCGGTCTTTAAAGACGGCGCATTCACCAGCAACAATGCATCGATCCGCGCTTACGCCATCCAGAAGACGATGCGGGCGATGGACCTGGGTGCCGAGTTCGGCGCGAAGATCTACGTGTTCTGGGGCGGCCGCGAAGGCGCCGAGAGCGACGCGACCAAGAACCCCGTCGATGCGGTCAAGCGATTCCGCGAGGCGATCGACTTCCTGTGCGAATACAACATCGAACAGAAGTTCGGCTATAAGTTCGCGTTCGAGGCCAAGCCGAACGAACCCCGCGGCCATATGTACTTTGCCGTCACCGGCAGCTACCTGGCGCTGATCCCGACGCTGGCCCACCCCGAGATGTGCGGCGTGAACCCGGAGTTCGCCCACGAGACGATGGCGGGCCTGAACTTTGTCCACCACGTCGCCCAGGCGCTGGAGATGGGCAAGCTGTTCCACATCGACCTGAACGATCAGGAGATGGGCCGGTTTGACGAAGACTTCCGGTTCGGCTCGACCAGCTACAAGTCGGCATTCTTCCTGGTGAAGATGCTGGAAGACTACAAGTACAACGGCCCCCGCCACTTCGACAGCCATGCCTACCGGCAGTCGGACATGCAGGACGTCGGTGCGTTCGCCGCCGGCAGCATGCGGACGTACATGATCCTGAAGGAGAAGGCCGCCCGCTGGAACGCCGATCCGGAAATTCAGGGCCTGCTCAAAGTGATCAACGCACAGGACCCGATCAGCAAACTGACCAAGAACTACAGCAGCGGCAACGCCAAGAAGCTGCTGGCGGCCCCGCTGGACCGCGTCGAGCTAGCCAAGGCCCGGCTGCCGTACGAGCAGTTGGACCAGTTGACGGCCGAGATTCTGTTCGGCGTGCGGTGA
- a CDS encoding ArnT family glycosyltransferase, with translation MADATGDDLPSIRWSSMTTQRRRRKFSASMDEPSTLTIPAPRHSSLLLVAGLALIASVVLFPSLGRSAMEPDESLYALATDQIRESGEWWTLSPTPPHPYFNKPPLYMWLSATTYDLLPGFEFKYRFWSAVFGIVAVVMTGLLGAKLFRWEVGAIAGLLLLTNRSFLIDHGTRFGGMDAGLTACYAAMLWIYWPGKSVSPRRWAAIGAIAGVASMLKPLGGVPMLLVIFVFAIARWDRMARASLLPGPWRMSEGGPHRQASTLAHANRLILIVAAVGLPLVAIAAPWYVINHLRYPDQFTTHLFGQQIAGAISGGGDQAGDRPWHFYLTAVPRSSRHFLLLMPAMVWLAVMAWRRREQRSAAGFLAVAGIGWIALISVAEKKFLHYAYPAFVPLAIAMGGMIIDAAYRISCRLRYRSLARWLSNGVVVLLAGFAGWLAVARLEAMSDPSGLWETYRRSEAAIRSGQVSVLLVDVPAKRGDRWSDGQIARPQMSIYLTHMHGQRGGDAELRAALASPTPVLIILPANKAATLNAKENAVRRYADRYLVAIELNQ, from the coding sequence TTGGCGGACGCGACGGGCGACGACCTGCCGAGCATTCGATGGTCGTCCATGACAACGCAGCGCCGTCGCCGTAAGTTCTCTGCTTCGATGGATGAGCCGTCCACCCTCACGATTCCCGCCCCGCGCCATTCGTCTTTGTTGCTGGTGGCCGGCCTCGCGTTGATCGCGTCGGTCGTCCTTTTCCCGTCGCTGGGCCGATCGGCGATGGAACCCGACGAATCGCTTTACGCGCTGGCGACCGATCAGATTCGCGAATCGGGTGAGTGGTGGACGCTTTCCCCCACGCCGCCACATCCCTACTTCAACAAGCCGCCGCTCTACATGTGGCTGTCGGCAACCACTTATGACCTGCTGCCGGGGTTCGAGTTCAAGTATCGCTTCTGGTCGGCCGTCTTTGGGATTGTCGCGGTCGTAATGACCGGCTTACTCGGTGCGAAGTTGTTCCGATGGGAGGTCGGCGCGATCGCGGGACTGCTGCTGCTGACGAACCGGTCGTTTCTGATTGACCACGGTACGCGATTCGGCGGAATGGATGCGGGTCTGACGGCCTGTTACGCCGCCATGCTTTGGATCTATTGGCCAGGAAAGAGCGTCTCGCCGCGTCGATGGGCTGCAATCGGTGCAATCGCGGGGGTGGCGTCGATGCTCAAGCCATTGGGCGGCGTGCCGATGCTGCTGGTCATCTTCGTATTTGCGATTGCGCGATGGGATCGGATGGCACGGGCAAGCCTACTCCCCGGTCCGTGGCGAATGTCCGAGGGCGGTCCTCACAGGCAAGCGAGTACGCTTGCCCATGCCAACCGGCTGATTCTGATTGTCGCCGCCGTTGGTCTCCCGCTGGTCGCGATAGCCGCGCCCTGGTATGTGATCAACCATCTTCGCTACCCCGACCAGTTTACGACTCACCTCTTCGGTCAGCAGATCGCCGGCGCCATCAGCGGCGGTGGTGATCAGGCCGGCGATCGACCGTGGCACTTTTACCTGACCGCAGTTCCGAGATCGTCACGGCATTTCCTGCTGCTCATGCCTGCGATGGTGTGGCTTGCGGTCATGGCATGGCGACGGCGCGAACAGCGTTCGGCTGCCGGGTTCCTCGCAGTCGCCGGCATTGGCTGGATCGCGCTGATATCGGTGGCCGAGAAGAAGTTCCTGCATTACGCCTACCCTGCATTCGTGCCGCTGGCGATCGCGATGGGGGGGATGATCATCGACGCCGCATACCGCATCAGCTGTCGTCTGCGATACCGATCACTCGCCCGTTGGCTGAGTAACGGCGTGGTGGTCTTGCTGGCCGGCTTCGCCGGATGGCTGGCCGTCGCGCGTCTGGAGGCGATGTCCGATCCATCGGGGCTATGGGAGACCTACCGACGATCGGAGGCCGCCATCCGTAGTGGACAGGTCAGCGTTCTGCTGGTCGACGTACCGGCCAAGCGTGGTGACCGCTGGTCCGACGGCCAGATCGCGCGCCCCCAGATGTCGATCTATCTCACTCACATGCACGGCCAGCGCGGGGGTGATGCCGAACTGCGTGCGGCATTGGCAAGCCCCACTCCGGTTCTGATCATCCTCCCTGCGAACAAGGCGGCGACGCTGAACGCCAAAGAGAATGCCGTTCGGCGTTACGCCGACCGGTATCTGGTGGCTATAGAATTGAATCAATGA